One window from the genome of Mucilaginibacter ginsenosidivorans encodes:
- a CDS encoding ABC transporter ATP-binding protein: MISLQNIEKVYRTDTVETLALSSVSLDIAKGEFLSIMGPSGCGKSTLLNIMGLLDAPTKGDVRIADQRTESLNDKQLAQFRNKKLGFIFQSYHLINDLQVLDNVELPLLYRDVTAKERKQLATEALAKVGLSNRIKHFPTQLSGGQKQRVAIARAIVGRPEIILADEPTGNLDSAMGNEIMDILMQLNQKDGTTIVMVTHDENMAHKTHRLVRLFDGSQVQ, translated from the coding sequence ATGATAAGTTTACAAAACATCGAAAAAGTTTACCGCACCGATACAGTTGAAACACTGGCACTGAGTAGTGTAAGCCTGGATATTGCCAAAGGCGAATTCCTATCCATTATGGGCCCGTCGGGTTGCGGAAAAAGTACATTACTTAATATTATGGGGCTGCTTGATGCGCCCACCAAAGGCGATGTACGCATAGCCGACCAGAGAACAGAGAGCCTGAACGATAAGCAGCTGGCACAATTCCGTAACAAAAAATTGGGCTTCATTTTTCAGAGCTATCATTTGATAAACGACTTGCAGGTGCTGGATAACGTGGAATTACCATTGCTTTACCGTGATGTAACCGCTAAAGAAAGAAAGCAACTGGCCACAGAAGCTTTGGCCAAAGTCGGACTATCTAACCGCATCAAGCACTTTCCTACTCAATTATCCGGTGGTCAAAAGCAGCGTGTGGCGATAGCCAGGGCGATAGTTGGCAGGCCGGAAATTATCCTGGCCGACGAGCCTACGGGTAACCTCGACAGTGCCATGGGCAACGAAATTATGGACATCCTGATGCAATTGAACCAAAAGGACGGCACAACCATCGTAATGGTTACGCACGACGAGAATATGGCACACAAAACTCACCGCTTAGTGCGGTTGTTTGATGGTTCGCAGGTTCAGTAA
- a CDS encoding TolC family protein → MKFLYTAILLLLSTTAFCSGGDTIRLTLHDVVELAKGNSIASKQAVTTRETKYWQWRTFKSNYNPQLSLTGNLPGYSKTNLQVLQPDGTILFQPIHNDNSEMTLNFSQSITATGATIYGQTQLQRFDDFDRHNVLYNGVPYAIGISQPLGQYNSLKWEKRIQPLLYNESKQAYIEAQEQISITATGYFFDLLLAQVNLQIAQTNYSNTENILKIANTKFQMGKITRNEILQLQLELLNAKKAVGNAKRDMELATLNLRSYISQEGDDRITLIVPESISSMTVSADRVLEEAYANRSDAIAFVRRIAEAKRDVAIAHGQTGLTAALTANLGTSNSAPNIAGVYRSPQTQQLIQLTFSIPVLDWGRSKSKIKTAEANEKFTEYAVEQDKQTFKQQIVTQVTLFNQMKEQVGLTAQADSIAGEKYQIAKERYVLGNLSITDLSIAFQENDQAKRDYVAALRDFWSAYYQLRYLSLFDFDSNQKITYK, encoded by the coding sequence ATGAAATTTTTATATACAGCAATATTACTATTACTTAGCACAACAGCCTTTTGTTCGGGCGGGGATACCATCAGGCTTACCTTACACGATGTGGTGGAACTGGCCAAGGGAAACTCTATCGCATCCAAACAGGCTGTTACCACGCGCGAAACCAAATACTGGCAATGGCGTACATTTAAATCCAACTATAACCCCCAGCTTTCATTAACCGGCAACTTGCCGGGTTACAGCAAAACCAACCTTCAGGTTTTGCAACCCGATGGTACGATACTTTTTCAGCCGATACATAATGATAACTCCGAAATGACGCTAAACTTCAGTCAGAGCATTACTGCTACCGGTGCAACCATTTATGGCCAAACCCAGCTGCAACGCTTCGACGATTTTGACAGGCATAATGTGTTGTATAATGGTGTTCCTTACGCTATAGGTATAAGTCAGCCGTTGGGCCAATACAATAGCTTAAAGTGGGAAAAAAGGATACAGCCGCTGCTTTATAACGAAAGCAAGCAGGCTTATATCGAGGCCCAGGAACAGATATCAATTACTGCGACAGGCTACTTTTTCGACCTGCTGCTTGCACAGGTAAATTTGCAGATAGCACAAACCAACTATTCAAATACAGAAAATATCCTCAAGATTGCGAATACTAAATTCCAGATGGGTAAGATCACCCGGAACGAAATATTGCAGCTACAACTCGAATTATTAAACGCAAAAAAGGCCGTTGGTAATGCCAAACGCGACATGGAGTTAGCAACGCTCAACTTGCGCAGTTATATCAGCCAGGAAGGTGACGACCGGATAACTTTAATTGTTCCGGAGAGTATCAGTTCAATGACCGTATCGGCTGACAGGGTTCTGGAAGAAGCTTATGCCAACCGGTCGGATGCCATTGCGTTTGTAAGAAGAATAGCCGAAGCCAAACGCGATGTAGCCATAGCACATGGCCAAACCGGCCTTACTGCCGCATTAACCGCAAACCTGGGTACGTCAAACTCGGCTCCTAATATCGCTGGGGTCTACCGCTCGCCACAAACACAACAGCTGATACAATTGACTTTTAGTATCCCTGTTTTGGATTGGGGCCGGTCAAAATCGAAGATCAAAACAGCCGAAGCCAATGAGAAATTTACAGAATATGCAGTGGAGCAGGATAAGCAAACATTTAAACAACAGATCGTAACGCAGGTTACCCTATTCAACCAAATGAAAGAGCAGGTGGGCCTGACAGCCCAGGCTGATAGTATTGCGGGGGAAAAATATCAGATAGCAAAGGAGCGATATGTGTTGGGTAATTTAAGCATCACCGACCTCAGCATTGCCTTCCAGGAAAATGACCAGGCAAAAAGGGATTATGTGGCCGCGCTGCGCGATTTCTGGAGCGCTTACTATCAATTGCGTTATCTGTCACTTTTTGATTTCGACTCGAATCAAAAGATCACTTATAAATAA
- a CDS encoding efflux RND transporter periplasmic adaptor subunit, whose amino-acid sequence MDTEITQEVLVQKRKKTTVVIIIAIAVIAIVIWLIRIFLGSSVTRAEITTAKVEIGDVENTLNASGEVLPEFEEIITSPVNASIKKVVTDAGGKVKAGQSILTLDKSASENDYAKQKFQLETKRAEIAKLKLDLDKSYFDIQSNNDIKELRIGNLKDAVENAKRLYKAGGGTREDIEQAELNLKVAMLEKKQIENEIKSKQKTMLIEEKEAEIAADIQQNDLNELERKLKLADVVATRSGVVTFVNKNIGANIKEGETLARIADLSSFKVTGSLSDTYLDQLHTGMPVIVRINDTQLKGTVSNVNPSVQNGIIYFDIQLEERNNKQLRPNMKVDVFLVTAVHTKVLRVANGAAFKGASPQDVFVINGNRAVKHSVHTGLSNFDYVEVVNGIKQGDEVITSDMSEYKNTKELNIK is encoded by the coding sequence ATGGATACCGAAATTACCCAGGAAGTACTAGTACAGAAACGAAAGAAAACAACTGTTGTCATCATAATAGCTATTGCCGTTATAGCAATTGTTATATGGCTTATCAGAATATTTCTCGGCTCCTCTGTAACCCGGGCAGAAATAACAACGGCTAAAGTTGAAATAGGGGATGTAGAAAATACATTGAACGCTTCGGGCGAGGTGTTACCCGAGTTTGAAGAGATCATCACAAGCCCGGTGAACGCGTCGATAAAAAAAGTAGTGACTGATGCCGGTGGTAAGGTAAAAGCTGGCCAGTCTATACTTACCCTTGATAAATCAGCATCGGAAAACGATTACGCCAAACAGAAATTTCAGTTAGAGACCAAGCGCGCCGAGATAGCCAAACTCAAGCTTGATCTGGATAAAAGTTATTTCGATATACAATCCAACAACGACATAAAGGAACTGCGCATAGGCAATTTGAAAGATGCTGTTGAAAATGCAAAGCGCCTTTATAAAGCAGGTGGTGGCACGCGCGAAGATATAGAGCAGGCCGAATTGAACCTTAAAGTTGCAATGCTGGAAAAAAAGCAAATAGAGAACGAGATAAAAAGCAAACAGAAAACCATGCTGATAGAGGAGAAAGAGGCTGAAATAGCCGCCGACATCCAGCAGAACGACCTGAATGAACTGGAGCGTAAATTGAAACTTGCCGACGTGGTGGCTACCCGAAGCGGGGTTGTGACTTTTGTCAACAAAAATATCGGGGCCAATATAAAAGAAGGCGAGACCCTGGCCCGTATAGCCGATCTCAGCAGCTTTAAAGTTACCGGGAGCCTTTCAGATACTTATCTCGACCAATTGCATACAGGTATGCCGGTTATCGTCCGCATTAACGATACCCAATTAAAGGGAACCGTATCAAATGTTAATCCGTCGGTGCAAAACGGCATTATCTATTTTGATATTCAGCTGGAAGAGCGCAACAACAAGCAGTTGCGCCCAAATATGAAAGTGGATGTTTTCCTGGTAACTGCTGTGCACACTAAGGTGTTGCGTGTAGCAAACGGTGCGGCATTTAAAGGCGCAAGTCCGCAGGATGTTTTTGTCATCAATGGCAACAGGGCCGTAAAACACTCTGTTCATACCGGCCTGAGCAATTTTGACTATGTAGAAGTAGTGAACGGGATAAAGCAAGGTGACGAAGTGATAACCTCGGATATGAGCGAGTATAAAAACACGAAGGAGTTGAACATTAAGTGA